From the genome of Danio aesculapii chromosome 16, fDanAes4.1, whole genome shotgun sequence, one region includes:
- the clec3ba gene encoding tetranectin, which yields MDFRAVRFLFCVMCLVKSSPEQSPTKRKNGNKESNSAAIEELKKQMDQIIQDLNLLKEQQALQTVCLKGFKIPGKCFLVDTVKKNFHSANDDCIAKGGILSTPMSGHENDQLQEYVQQTVGPETHIWLGVNDMIKEGEWTDLTGSPIRFKNWESEITHQPDGGRTHNCAVLSSTANGKWFDEDCRGEKASVCQFNIV from the exons ATGGATTTCAGAGCTGTCAGGTTTCTTTTCTGCGTCATGTGTTTGGTGAAGTCCAGTCCAGAGCAGAGCCCGACAAAGAGGAAGAACGGGAACAAAG AGTCGAACAGCGCTGCTATTGAAGAGCTGAAGAAACAGATGGATCAGATCATTCAGGATCTCAATCTGCTGAAGGAACAACAGGCCTTACAAACAG TGTGTCTCAAAGGCTTCAAGATCCCAGGCAAATGCTTTCTTGTGGACACAGTAAAGAAGAATTTCCACTCGGCCAATGATGATTGCATTGCTAAAGGAGGGATTCTCAGCACTCCAATGTCCGGCCATGAAAACGACCAGCTCCAGGAGTACGTTCAGCAGACCGTCGGCCCAGAAACACACATCTGGCTGGGGGTCAATGACATGATAAAGGAGGGCGAGTGGACGGACCTGACAGGCTCACCAATACGCTTCAAGAACTGGGAATCAGAGATCACTCACCAGCCCGATGGAGGACGCACACACAACTGCGCTGTTCTGTCCAGTACGGCCAACGGGAAGTGGTTTGATGAGGACTGTCGTGGAGAAAAGGCGTCTGTGTGCCAGTTCAATATCGTTTGA